The Falco peregrinus isolate bFalPer1 chromosome 17, bFalPer1.pri, whole genome shotgun sequence nucleotide sequence CTGACACACACACCTGGGTCGCACTGAAAAATCACTCTTGACTTTTTCTCCATCATGCCCTAACGCGAGCAGCTAAACCGCAGCTCACCGCGTCCTTCtccacctctgctctgccccatcTCCTGGGGCCGGTGTTACCACACCAACTGGTAGCTGGTTTGCTCTCCCCCCACAACACCAAGACAACAGCTCTGTAGTTCAAGGGGACGGGGAAATGGGAAGAAGACAGCCAAGGCTGACAGCCCCAGCTCCGCGCCGCAGCCCCCGAGGACGCACAGAGCCACCCATGCAGGGGCCACCAGTGTTTACAGCTGGACAAACCCgaaggcaggcagcactgcctggtgCACGCATGGACCCGCCGGGCTGCAGGTCCCGTGTTAAGAGACAGCATCCACTGTTGAACATCGCGCTGTACAAAGGCGGATCCATTCTCGGCCGAGACACAGATGTCAGTGCTTGAGCCCAGCTCTAATTCTGCTCGTGCACATGGCAGGCGGCACTAAGCGGACAAGAAGAGCATTGGGATGGACAGTGTAAGATCAGGAACTAAGCCCAGCACGCTTCTTCCTCCAACTCTCCTTGCACAAGAGCAGAGCCCAGATGAGGCCAGAGGGTCTGACAATCTGCAAGGGACACCGAGCATCACCGGGAGACTAAATGGGGGTaaccccagcccctcctgcgTGCCCTCCCCACGGGATGGAAGTGCAGGCCAGCAGCAAGCCTGGGATGGCACAGCACGGGGCACTCGATATTTCACTGGTGTCCCACCGCAGGGCTGCTCATGCTGGCGGTACAgcatggccctgctgcagcagtgcaggtcGCGGGGCAGCGAGCAAAGGCTGCTTTACTCAAGCCGTGCTTTCTAACCCATCCATGATCTTACAGATCAGCTCTGCCACCCCAGCTCTGGGCACAGGAGGGATGCTTCAGAGGAGAGCCTTAAGCAAATCAGCTCTGGCAGCCATCAAAGATCTAACAGAGAGCCCTGCTCGGAGCCGGCTGTGAGGGCAGAGCTCCAAGTATCTGGCACAtcccagagctggaggagaTAGCCCCCCTGACTCTCTTGCCTCCCAGCTGATGCTTTCCACCCTACCCCTCTAGAGCAGCTGCCTCCCTGGTGGTTTTGCGTGGGAGGGGGTAAAAGACACTCTCATCTCCAGGACTAAAATCTACCCATCTTCACAGGGACCTGGACCGTACAGAAAcctgctccccctccttcaGCTGACGCGCTGGTTTCGAGGACTTGTGCATCATCAAAAGGTGTTGCGAGCCGGCATGCTGCGGGAGCAAGCACAGGCGCACGCCTCCGGTgcagctctcctctcctccctcgCTCCCAGGCACTCGCCAGGCTCAGCTGCCCCGGGGGCCTGGcctgggaggtgctgggcaCAAATCGGACAGCGGAGAGCACGAGTcaaagggcaggaaggagccTGCATGCCATGGAGACGAGTGGGGCCAGCACACACCCAGAGAAAGGACAAAaaccagcaaaggaaaagaagaaagaaatacagaagagagtacttacaacagaaaacagagaaatttcACTTGTTCAGTAGTCCTGATGCACCAAAGCACGGACagggagagagacagacagatggAGAGAAGAAGAGTGTGTGAAAAGACCTGGATATTAACTCTCATCTGGAGAAGCACAGCGAgttgcccagctctgcctttttgGAAGGAACACACAGATAAAGGATGCTCTCATTCTGCATTTGCTATTCGCAGCAGTGGGGTGAGATTCAACCCCAAATACCGCTGCCAGGGAGGTGACCACCCGGAGCAGCCCAGGTGACAGAGAAGGAGTCTGAAAATTCCCCACTGCTCCCCCTCACCGCCAGCTCTTGCTCGGCTGCGGTCACACACGGGAATGCCGACTCTTAACAAACCCATCAACCCTCTGCAAAGTATTTCTAGGAGAAAAACACCCAACATGCCCCTACTTTTGCCTGCCAGGCTTTATCTGCTCTCTCTGTAAAAACCCATTCTAGTCTTCCCACCAGAGAACCCATTAGCAGAGCGATGGCTTGTTTCGGTTTTACTGCCAAATCAGCCACAAGCTCTGTGCTCctaaaatttccctttttaaccttacttcttgcttttgctttcaacTGGCTCCAATTACCCATGTTAAGTGTAATCACAAATTATAGTGGAAAGACCCAAAATTGACTGGGCAATTATTCCCTCGTGCTACTGCTTTTATCCCCTCTGCTTTGCTTCCCTTGCCTGCGGAGGGGGGCAGGTGGAGCCAAGCCCAGCTGCTATCTCAAAGTCAGGCTGAGACCTCAGCACTGCCCAGGCGCAGGTTGGAGGGCGTTTGTGATACAACAGGTGAAATACCAAGAAAACAGCAAGGTTTAGCCGTTGAACCTGTTCCCAGAGGAGGGGAGTAATGCTGTGTACATTCCCAGGAGGCACTGTGAAATGTCACCATCTGCACAGGGGTTTTAAATAGCACAGTTCAGGAAGTAAAAAAGTACCTAAATAGTTCAGCAAGGCACAACAGGCTCCCTACCCCCTGTGCCGGTATGACAAAAGCAGTAACAACCTGCCTGCTCAgcctctcttctcttccctggttacaaaaagagaaattcagTGGCAGCTCACAGAATGTCCCAGCAGCATCTGATTAACCCGACCTGCACCCACAAGCCCCAGAAGACCTACAGACCCCAGGGGCACTCAGCAAACCCCACAGGCTCAAGCCCCCATTACAGGTTTGCTCTGGCTCCATGACCCCACAGCAACTGCACCTCAACCCCACGAGCTGGAGCCCCGAGGGTTCCCCAGAGAGGTGATCCTGCGAAGCCAGTCCCGGGATCTAGCCCACCCCACTCTGTCTGGGACCCGGGACaccagtgctgctctgggacaCCCACCCCTCCCATCCGCTCCTGAGTGACCGGGGGTGCCGGCAGAGAGGGGAGCAGCCCCTCCGCCCGGGACGAGGGGCAGATAAAACTGCGGTGGCAGCAGGACCTGAGGTGCACGCCGGTATTTCAGGCTCGCTCAGaaggcacagggacaggagcACCATCGCCACCGCCATCGCCACCGCTGCTCTGCCCGCGCGGGGGAACAgagggggctgccagcccctaGCTGCCCGCCCGCTCCGCGCCCACCGGCACTCACGTTATCAGGCGCGACTTGGGCTTCTTCGGGGAGTCTCTGCCTTTCACGAGATCATCCTGCACCTCCAGCGTCTGAGACTCGAGGATTTCGTTGAGGCTGTTATCGGCAGTGGGGCAGGAGTCAGCGGCGGTGCTGGTGAGGGTCTTGGTGGGCTTAAATGGATCCACGGAGTCAAAGTTATCAGGGTCAAACTGGTAAGAGCCCTTGGGGAGAGTCGGCAGGTTTGAGCTGCCACCAAaggggctgagccctgggctGTCCCAGAGCGCGGGGCTCAGccggggggagccccgggggggcAGTGGCTCTGTGGGACCCCTCTCCGCATCCTCGCCTGGTTTTTGGGGGGGCTCCCGGTGTCTCTTCGGCGTCAGCTTGCTGGCCGGGATCTTGCTGCCCTTCCTGGGCGTCGCTCTCCTGGCCTCCGTGCTCTCTCCCCCCTCTGTAAAATCGACCTCGGGTTTCAGGACCTGCCCTTGGGGCTCCGGGGCCAGGTCCCCCCCCAGCTCGCTGGTGCTGCCGCCAGGATGGGGGAAGCGGTGCAGGGCCGCCGGGGGGGAGCTCTGCAGccggcagccccctgccacaaAGGGGTTTACGCTCTCATCGTACTGCTCAGGGTCAAACCGGTAGGATGCTGGGGGCACCGGGGTCTCCTCTGTggattcttctgttttcttccccagtgaTTTTCCTTTCCCGAGCTGGCCCCGGCTGGGCGAGGACTCCTGGGCTACGGCATCTGCCTTCGGCTCCACCAGCCCCGTGCTGGCATCCACCACATCCTCTCCTGACATGACCCGTTCCCGGGTGGCTCTGCCCGCATGGGGCACCGgggccagctctgcagcaggcacagcggCACAGCCAGCgtcagccctgcttcccagcacagctggagcctGGGTTTCAGCTGGCGGCTGTGTCAGGGAAGAGTCTTCGGAGTCGGTTTCCCCTTTAATATCCAAGCTGGCTTTAGGGGCTCCGATCTCTGGTTGAGCCTCATCTTTGGGGTGCTTCCCAGGCAAGCTGTCCCGGATGGCTTCCCCTACCAGCAGGTCACCATGGCCACTTGGCtctgaaaagataaaaggagCTGGTTAAACCCCCACCTGCCATGCACGCCCTTCCAGAGGGgcttctctcccctcctcacAGCTGCTCCAGGGTCAGATTTTACAAGAGACTCACTGACCCAAAGTTCAGCTTCCCCACCTGCCAGGATGACTGCATAACTCCAGCTTCAAGCACCTTCTGTAAAATTTGAAGCCCATGAATGCAGGGGAGGGAACGTACATAAGTTGCATGCCAAGGGCATTTTCTGCACCACACCAGCAGACCAACCAACATCTCCATTTAtgcctttcctctccctgccgCTTGCTCCTACGCAGgatggcagcagtgctggggggctTTGCAAAGCCCAGCGAGGCTCCTGAGGGCCAGATGCCGGCCAGGACCAACCCTGGGgtggctgctcccagggcagaAACATGCACATCCGAGCGGGAGTGGCAGTGACAGGGAGTCACTGCTCACCTGGGTGGAGAGTTAAAAATCACTGAGAGGAATTCAGGGAAGCACAACATGAGAAAAACACTGCAAGATGTGAACAAGCAGGCCCTGGAGTGAAAGGGAACGGGATGCTATGCTGAATTAATAAGCATGTcatgggctgcagaggggaTGTGGGGATCAGCCGCGGTGCCATGGTGCAGGGCTGCGGAGCTGGATGTACACCAGGCAGAGGGAAGCTGCCCAACGCAAAccgctccccagggctcagctgccGCACCGCCAGGTGCAGGAACGGGTttgacagcactgctgctctccccTGACACCCCAGCCCTCACCCTGGGAGGGAACGGGGGCACAGCAGAGCCATCAGACCCCCAAAGAGCAACAAGCCCAGAGGAAAGggcctgccagcagcagggtgcaggTGCTCGGAGCTGTGCGGCTCAGCACCACAGCTACCCGTGATTCACATCCTGCCCACCAGAACTCAGCCACATGCTGCCTGCATCTCTGCCTGCAGAAATCCTGCCTGCACATTTACAGCTCACCACACTGCTGTCAGAGTTCCTTAATCACAAATCCTGATCCATGACTTAATCACTATTACTCCAATCCCTTCCCCTAAATCCTTTTACTGtttaatcttttctttgctgtcagaGGATGGGGAAGCTCCTTAACTACAGAGGCATCCTGAAAGCTACACCCACCAAGCACCTACAGCCAGGACCTCAGCACAGGTGTGCAAAAGGCACAAGAGGAAAACACCTGGTGTCACCTCCGCCGAGCTCATCTGCAGCTCTTCTTCCACATCTCAACCAGGGATGCTTGCACAGACTCCCAGCATAAGGCAGAACGAGATGctggggtgctcagcacccaTCAGGGAGTGCACAGGATCCCAGCTCTTGCTGGTACCTTGCTGGGGAGGCGCAGCCCAGCCAGTTCCTCCAAGGGCAGAATGAAACCAGTGCTCACCTGAGGATCAAACTGGTTTGAAAACCTGGCTGGGAACAGCAGCATGGGTGATGCAGAGCTTGTGCAGGGGAAACCGGCCTGTCCCCCTCCACTGCTGCAACACTGCCCTGGCACATGGGTGACAGCCCTGGAGGGGGACCATGTCAAGCGTGCCCGTGTTTTGCAGGAAGGAGGTCTGGCCAGCGGATGCCAACAACAAGCTCCCACAGCCCCACGTGCACCCACAGCCCTGAGCGCATCTCCCTGGAAAGGCTGTTCCTGTCGCGGGGCATCTGCAACCAGCTCACGTTTGCTTGTGATCAAGCCAGTCACAGGctggcaaaagaagaaaagtgaatCAGGCAAATATCTGGTCCCAGGGCTAATCCAGGACACTGAGCCAACCACCCTGACTCAGCTGATGGCTCGTGGTTTGCATAATTGATCTCCAGGATGCTAAAAGCCACGGAAATGAATCATGAGGGGCTGTGTGCTCCCTGAGATGGCAAAAAAGCTCCCTCCAAATAGATGTGGTCTTGCTGCCCCAGAAAATGCATCAGTAAACACAAATCCAGTGGATACGTACTTGGAGTGCAGCCAGAAAACAGTCCAAGGCAGCGCCTGCCAGGTCTTTCCATAATTAGGAACCAGGAAAACCTCCTTAACAGActcaaaaaaattgtttattacacttgctgtgctgctcagaTGTTTTAAACCTCACTGAGACAGCCCTGAGTAGAACAGACTTCAAAGTCAGGGCAAAAGGCaccttttaaatgcattttacattCCCACCAGAAGGTTTTGCAGCTGCCGTTCTCACAGACATAAGCCCATCCTGGTTTCTAACCCAGGCAAAGAGCAATTACTTCTTGAATAACAAGCAGCCCGCACGCAAACCACCTCTCCTTGCTGTGGATGCCTGCAGGGCCGGCAGAGAAGACGGGCCGGCGCATGTGATCATCACCCAGAACAATCATTGCTTCACAAAAATTAGAAGAACCACCCGCCCAGGTCTTCCAATTTTGTGATTCACTCATTTTCTGCACCCAagtcagctctgctgctccactccctctgcctgcagcacagcccgCTCAGCCAGTCTGAGACCTGAGGAACTGGAATATACTGGGAGACAGAAGGTGCGGGGGAAGGACAGCTGAGGAGTGCACCTGCAATTCCGGCAATCTTCTGAAGTAGGACTGTCCCTCCCCCAGGcttggtggggtttttccccttgtCTGGAGAGGTCCCAGGTATGAGACAGGTATTAATCCCTTGTGCGAGTTAACAGCCACGCTCAGTGCGACAGCCCGAGGGAACCAAGAGGAAGGAATAGGGGTGGCGAGGAGACTGCCACCTCTGCCAGAAGAACCCTATTCCTGCCCTCCCCGCACACTCATGTAATGCCCCCGAGTCCCATTTTCAGCCCTGCTTGGGCTGAGGTATTCACCTCCCTGGGGGACCACAGCCTCAGGGGCTGAGGCCACCCCGGGATGGGCTCGCACTGGGACAGAGATGGCTCCGTACAGAGCAGAAAGGCTGGCAAAGCTTCAAGGTCAATGGGTTCTCTGGAGAGCACTGCCAGGATGAAGACTGTGCCGGTTTGCAGGGCAGAGCCCTTGCTGTTGGACCTGCCCAGACCACGGGTGCTCCTGGGGCACCACCCAGCACTTCAGCTGCCTCTCGCAGGAACGGAGAGCCTTGTCTTGCTGATGAGAACGGGACAAAACCCCCTCCTGGAATGGTGATGGCATCCCAGGCAAACCCACCCTACATGGGTCCTTCAGCCCAAAAAGGGCTGGGGGGACAGCCTGGCCCcaagccccccagccccagccacggCTCCTCCTCCTGTGTGTTTCCTCTGCCTCCAACACAGCCTCCCATCACCTGCCAAAACAACCCAAGCGTGTGTTCCTGCAGGAACAATTACACAGGATGCAGAAACTAGCGACCCGAAGGGCCTCAGGGTGCTTGAGAAGAGCCAAGGTCTGCCCTCCAGACCCGCAGCTGCCCAACTCTGCTGGGCACGAGCATGGTGATAACCTCGGTGCAGCACTGCCTATTCCCAGGGAGTCCTTCCCAACCGCTGTGAGCTGAGCTGCACGCGGCTCTCCCTGTTCCTCCACAGCCTCTGCATGCATTTACATCCCAGAGTGAGCGcagctccccaccacccccgTGCAGTCATGCTGGAGAGCCGTCGCGCCAGCTCAGCACACGCTCCCTCTGCTCACGTCTCCTGCCAGGGAACCCAGCCTGCAGAAAGAGCCAACGCCTGCCCATCCCGGCCGCCTCGCTGCCCTAACCCTCCTCCGGGACCAAACCGTGCTGCACGCCCCTGGGTACCCTGGGagaaggcagccaggctgccatGCATGCCGACCCACCGCACGCAGCTATCCCCTCAGACCAGCCCTTCTCGCAGGCATCCCAGCGAGTGCCTCTCCGACGCATCCCGAGCTCTCCAAGGTGACCCTGAGCTCTCCCGTTTCACCTTGGGCACTGTGCCCTGCAGGTGGGGACATTCTACTCCCGACATGAAAAcgggcactgccagcagcacgGCAAGCTCGGTGACTCCAGGATCCATCCCAAATAGATCTGCAAAACAGCACTCTGGATCCCTGAAAACAGCGGTTGTACCGGCAGTGCGCAGAGTGCAAACCTGCTTCTGGTCCAGCCAACGTATGTGGAGGGATAGTACAAAGTGAAAATGGAGATTTTATACTCtctaaagaaaaacatacagaCAAGACAGTCTGGCACTGCAGTAATAGGCGTGTTGTGCGTGTACATTATAGTTGTTATTATGCTTGTCTTCCTTGGGCTGAAATTAAACACAAACACCGACTAACTAAACAGCTTTCCTAGATGCCACCCCTTGCTCCCTTAAATGAATCAGAaaagcctggcagcagcagtgctgcgaTGCAAAGGCTCCGCGCCCTTTTCATCCCACATACAGCAACCAAGTGAAGCAGCAATGATCCTCTGCACAGCCCTGAATGCCAAACGCCGGCGAGAACAACCCCTCCACTATCTGCAGCCTTTGGTTCGGCTCATGCTTTGTGCACAGCCTGAGTCACgcatttctccctttcctggCTCGCTCGCACACGCAGGCTGAGCACAGGATATCTGGCTGGTGCATTCAGCTTCGGCTTACGTAGCTAAcgacttttttcctcttttggctTTCCGCTTTTGTTTAACAGACGTTGgtctatttttaaatctattcTGTTAAGAATTAGCATACCGGCAAACGATGCTGCCACTAACGCACCGGAAAACACGTGCCCTGCATCAGAGTAACAGAAGTAAAAGCTGATGAGCCTGCTCTGTCACTGATGGTTCCATATTTGTTGCTGCTGGTTTCCTTGCACAGAATATCTTCTTCTCACAGGTGACTGAAGATAACTTTAGCCTGAATGGGACAGAATTACAGCTTCCACCATCCGAGGTGGCAAGAGGAAAACTGTTTGAGTGATCCTGAGTGGGCATAAAGCCTCactccagccccctccccagggcgATGGGACTGGCTGAATTTTTGTCCCCGAGAACACGGCTTAATGCATCCAGGACACCTCTCAGTTGCACGCTGAGCGGCCAGCCCCTGGAGTCACAGCTTCTGTCATACAAATTTCCTAACCCTGTTTACTCCCAAGTAAGGGCGAGACTGCAGCTATAAAACAGATGTGTGCTTGTTCCTCCCGGTTGCTCTGAGCCCGGGAGATGCTGTGCCTGCCCACAGGTcagggctcctgcagctgccccgctgtgctgccccagctgcacaTAAGCACTGGCAGCAGCGATTCCCCAAGgactgcagggcagcagctcccaccttAGGCGACAGCTCGGCTGTCTCAGTGCTGACAAGCAGCCATTACACTGGATCGCCTCCGATCACAGCGTTTGTTACCGCTGCAGCTTCCGAGCCGCAGCCAGACAAAAGGgcacatgctgctgcagaacagcGTTGCAAAGATGAGGCCTTAACACAGTGATTACCTAAGGTACAGTGATTTCACATGCCAGCACACCGCAGACTCACAGCTGCACCCGGGTAATCCCTTCCCTCCACCATTTCAGAGGCGCTGAAGAGATGCAGCCGGAGCCCCGGGCAGGGATGGCATGAAGCTGGGCACAGTGGCACTGTGGGTTTGGCTCTGCTGTCTCCAACATCCCGCTCTCCACCAGCCAGcatggaaaaaacagcttttgccAGAGATCATCCCCTCGGCCCCACAACACTGCGACCTTTGTGTGCCGGGAGCAGCCGGCTCCCTCGCTGCTGTGTCAGGCTGGCCTCGAGGAACTGCTCGACCCAGGATGCAGGGGCACAGGCACGCTTCGGGGATGGTGACACCCTGATGTCTGAGGCAACATGCTCTCCTGAGCAGGAGCTTTGGCAGAAAGGAGCCTCATACCTACTAGGAAATCCTTtatctcccctctccccaggcaTTATCTGCCAAAGTAACGTCTCTATCATCCCTTCTTAAAAGGAAGGATTACTCCAAGAGCTGGGAATGTCAGAAGTGTGAATCGAGTGCTCTCTCGATTAAGGCAAACAAACCTGTGTCTTCCACAGGGATGGATGGTCGGGCACCCAGAGCTATCTCAACAGGGAAACAACACTGCAGATGGGGAGCCACAGCACCTCGATAGTACCAAGGTCACGCAGTGCTTGGGCTCCTGCATGGGGAGGCCCCAGGCTCTGGTTCAAGCTAGCACCTGAAACCAGCTAAGCAGTAAGCtaccagcctgctgctgtgggcaTTCAAGAAAAGCCCAATATTGCAAATCGTGTACCAGGGGCCCTGCAGCAGCGGGAGGCAGTCAGGCAAGAGAGGGCAGAAGATGCTCAGGATGGCGCAGCTGGGACCTCCCGGCCCCCCACGTGCTGCCCCATGCCCTGATGCCCTCCTGCAGACACCCCGAGGGTTCACAGATGTCCTGACATTGCACAGccaccctgctctgctgagAGAGCAGAGGAAAGCGGAGCTGTCCCCCCTGCGCTGCCCTGATAACCTCCAGCACTTAATGCAGAGGTGCCAGAGCTTCAAAGCCGCCTCCCAGCAGCATGAAAACAGACATAAACACCAAGACACAGATCACAACCCCAATTCCCCCTGGAGAGAAGGGTACAACAAcggcaggagctgctccccaaAAGGCCAAGGGTTAATGGGGAGCCGCgttcagagaagcagcagctggcgAGAAACACAAGGACAAACCAGCAACAGCACGGGACCTGCCAGCCAAGGAAACTCCCTGAGTTTTCAGCAGGTCCCTCGCAGTTTCTCAAGAAACGGGGTTTAGCAGCATCAAGCTTTTGCATCTTTAACAGCAGCTACATAGCAAAGACACCTGGCCACTAACGCCAGGGAAAAGAGACACGCAACGAAACCTCCACCACCGACCTGCCCGGGGGGAGGACAAACCCTGCACCGCGTCAGCTCCTGCGCAAGAGCCAAGGGCGAGTGGCATGCAAGGCACGAGTGGGGCAGtgcccaccagccagcagcccaCTCCCCGCAGCTGGGGAAGTGGCAGAGGGCAATTTAACTGACAAAAATGATTTGACAACATCCCTGGTTCCTCTCAATCAATCCATCGCAGCGGTCCCGGCTCCAGTCTCTGCATCCCTGGACACAGCCTCAGCCCTGCTTGGCAGCTCACAGAGCCCGATGTGCagagctctgcctcctgcagtcctttgctttcctggctCGAGCGCAGCAGGAGGGTGCAACTGGTGGTGCAGGAGAGCACAATGATAATTTTGCACTGCATAGGCATGAGCCAAGGGGGGCAAACTGACTTTTCTGAGCCTGCAGTGCAGTCCCCTCCCTCCAAAGTGATTCAATAAAATCAACGTTTCACGCAAGTGAGAGAATAGCCCTTCACAGAGCACACAGCCCGGAGTACTGGCATTTGAACTATCCAGGCCTTTAACCACAAAAAATGTGGCAGGCATTATTCAAAACAAGCGACTTCTCCTCCTTGACCCCACCCTGCCTTTCCGCATCCGGAGCGGAGTGCCGAAGAGCAGAAGGTGCACGCTGGCTCTTTACCTTGGGTCCTGGCCTCGGGCTCCGGCAATCCGGGCAGTGGCTCGCAGAACTCCTTTAGTGACGAGCGGGTCGGTGTTTCTGCTTCAGGGGTCTCAAAATTACCTTTGGAGTCCGAGCTGCCGAAGGGGGGGAAAAGAGTGAGGAATTACCACTTT carries:
- the TACC1 gene encoding transforming acidic coiled-coil-containing protein 1 isoform X5; this encodes MAFSAWQLLSPVQWARWTWSAVRGGGGPEGEDGGAAEDAPAEGTAPGFSSDSKGNFETPEAETPTRSSLKEFCEPLPGLPEPEARTQEPSGHGDLLVGEAIRDSLPGKHPKDEAQPEIGAPKASLDIKGETDSEDSSLTQPPAETQAPAVLGSRADAGCAAVPAAELAPVPHAGRATRERVMSGEDVVDASTGLVEPKADAVAQESSPSRGQLGKGKSLGKKTEESTEETPVPPASYRFDPEQYDESVNPFVAGGCRLQSSPPAALHRFPHPGGSTSELGGDLAPEPQGQVLKPEVDFTEGGESTEARRATPRKGSKIPASKLTPKRHREPPQKPGEDAERGPTEPLPPRGSPRLSPALWDSPGLSPFGGSSNLPTLPKGSYQFDPDNFDSVDPFKPTKTLTSTAADSCPTADNSLNEILESQTLEVQDDLVKGRDSPKKPKSRLITSGCKVKQYETQPLVLDVCAQDEGVLISEIPDIANRDGHATDEEKLASTTSAQKPAGLEKKGEPEDDLEYFECSNVPVLVAKHGTEAGFEKEISKQAEKDGPGIFPGNAGLCSLDKSPAAITSMNRSESPLDSICLSESEKTAVLTLIREEIITKEIEASEWKKKYEESRQEVLEMRKIVAEYEKTIAQMIEDEQRTNMTSQKNMQQLTMEKEQALADLNSVERSLSDLFRRYENLKSVLEGFKKNEEALKKCAQDYLTRVKQEEQRYQALKVHAEEKLDKANEEIAQVRTKAKAESAALHAGLRKEQMKVESLERALQQKNQEIEELTKICDELIAKLGKTD
- the TACC1 gene encoding transforming acidic coiled-coil-containing protein 1 isoform X3; amino-acid sequence: MAFSAWQLLSPVQWARWTWSAVRGGGGPEGEDGGAAEDAPAEGTAPGFSSDSKGNFETPEAETPTRSSLKEFCEPLPGLPEPEARTQEPSGHGDLLVGEAIRDSLPGKHPKDEAQPEIGAPKASLDIKGETDSEDSSLTQPPAETQAPAVLGSRADAGCAAVPAAELAPVPHAGRATRERVMSGEDVVDASTGLVEPKADAVAQESSPSRGQLGKGKSLGKKTEESTEETPVPPASYRFDPEQYDESVNPFVAGGCRLQSSPPAALHRFPHPGGSTSELGGDLAPEPQGQVLKPEVDFTEGGESTEARRATPRKGSKIPASKLTPKRHREPPQKPGEDAERGPTEPLPPRGSPRLSPALWDSPGLSPFGGSSNLPTLPKGSYQFDPDNFDSVDPFKPTKTLTSTAADSCPTADNSLNEILESQTLEVQDDLVKGRDSPKKPKSRLITTTEQVKFLCFLLSGCKVKQYETQPLVLDVCAQDEGVLISEIPDIANRDGHATDEEKLASTTSAQKPAGLEKKGEPEDDLEYFECSNVPVLVAKHGTEAGFEKEISKQAEKDGPGIFPGNAGLCSLDKSPAAITSMNRSESPLDSICLSESEKTAVLTLIREEIITKEIEASEWKKKYEESRQEVLEMRKIVAEYEKTIAQMIEDEQRTNMTSQKNMQQLTMEKEQALADLNSVERSLSDLFRRYENLKSVLEGFKKNEEALKKCAQDYLTRVKQEEQRYQALKVHAEEKLDKANEEIAQVRTKAKAESAALHAGLRKEQMKVESLERALQQKNQEIEELTKICDELIAKLGKTD